The following are encoded together in the Mesoplodon densirostris isolate mMesDen1 chromosome 2, mMesDen1 primary haplotype, whole genome shotgun sequence genome:
- the MAP7D1 gene encoding MAP7 domain-containing protein 1 isoform X10, with protein sequence MESGSRSEPGAGAAPDVAARTPPEPRPSPEGDPSPPPPPPPMSALVPDTPPDTPPAMKNITGPKQLPLEPESPSELVGPRPAPQQEESPFSEVKIRGPTPPATGPRDARPPRRSSQPSPTAVSAADSPPTKQDAKKAGERHKLAKERREERAKYLAAKKAVWLEKEEKAKVLREKQLQERRRRLEEQRLKAEQRRAALEERQRQKLEKNKERYEAAIQRSVKKTWAEIRQQRWSWAGALHHSSPGRKTNRSLQLSPWESSIVDRLMTPTLSFLARSRSAVTLPRNGRDQGRGHGPGRAPLRGGTGASLVSGPRPDHTHPSAAVPVCPRSASASPLTPCSAPRSGHRCAPAGERRKASAGGSPAPARLRPEASLVQKKEKKDKERENEKEKSALARERTLKKRQSLPASPRPRLSTGNAELSPKSKARPSSPSTSWHRPASPCLSPGPGHALPPKPPSPRGTTASPKGRVRRKDEAKESLSVVGPEDKNQSKGKASDEKEPAAPASPAPSPVPSPTPAQPQEEQPTEIPADTAVLTSPPAPAPLVTPSKPMAGTTDREEATRLLAEKRRQAREQREREEQERRLQAERDKRMREEQLAREAEARAEREAEARRREEQEAREKAQAEQEELERLQKQKEEAEARSREEAERQRLEREKHFQREEQERQERKKRLEEIMKRTRKSEAAETKKQDRKEAKANNSSPGIDPVKAIEARPSGLQKEAVQKEELAPQEPQWSLPNKESPGSLVNGLQPLPAHQENGFSPKGPPGDKSLGRTPEALLPFAEAEAFLKKAVVQAPQVTALPEALSSSTLKTPSRLSLEPGFP encoded by the exons ATGGAGAGCGGCTCACGTTCGGAGCCCGGTGCCGGCGCAGCCCCAG ATGTGGCAGCCAGGACCCCTCCAGAGCCAAGACCTTCTCCAGAAGGTGACCCCTCCccgccaccgccaccaccaccgaTGTCAGCCCTGGTGCCCGACACTCCCCCAGACACCCCTCCCGCCATGAAGAACATCACTGGCCCTAAGCAGCTCCCACTGGAACCAGAGAGCCCCTCAGAGCTGGTAGGGCCTAGGCCAGCCCCGCAGCAGGAAGAGTCCCCTTTCTCAGAAGTGAAGATCAGGGGACCCACCCCACCAGCCACAGGCCCACGGGATGCCAGGCCTCCTCGAAGGAGCAGCCAGCCATCTCCAACAGCAGTGTCAGCTGCCGACAGCCCTCCCACAAAGCAAG ATGCAAAGAAGGCAGGAGAGAGACACAAGCTGGCGAAGGAGCGTCGGGAAGAGCGGGCCAAGTACCTGG CGGCCAAGAAGGCGGTGTGgctggagaaggaggagaaggccaAGGTGCTGCGGGAGAAGCAGCTCCAGGAGCGCCGGCGGCGGCTGGAGGAGCAGCGGCTCAAAGCCGAGCAACGCCGAGCAGCCCTGGAGGAGCGGCAGCGGCAGAAACTGGAGAAAAACAAG GAGCGATATGAGGCAGCCATCCAGCGGTCAGTGAAGAAGACGTGGGCCGAAATCCGGCAGCAGCGCTGGTCCTGGGCAGGGGCCCTGCACCACAGTTCCCCAGGACGGAAGACCA ATCGCAGCCTGCAGCTGAGCCCATGGGAGAGCAGCATTGTGGACCGTCTGATGACGCCCACCCTCTCCTTCCTGGCACGGAGTCGCAGTGCAGTCACCCTGCCCCGAAATGGCCGGGACCAGGGTAGGGGCCACGGTCCTGGGAGAGCCCCCTTGAGAGGCGGGACAGGGGCCAGCCTCGTGAGTGGGCCGCGCCCCGACCACACTCATCCCTCCGCAGCCGTGCCCGTGTGCCCTCGCTCGGCCTCCGCCAGCCCCCTGACACCGTGCAGCGCCCCCCGAAGTGGGCACCGCTGCGCCCCCGCCGGGGAGCGCCGCAAGGCCAGCGCCGGGGGCAGCCCTGCTCCGGCCCGCCTCCGGCCCGAGGCTTCGCTG GtgcagaaaaaggagaagaaggacAAGGAGCGGGAAAACGAGAAGGAGAAGAGTGCCCTGGCCCGAGAGCGCACCCTCAAGAAGCGCCAGTCGCTGCCTGCCTCTCCGCGCCCGCGCCTCTCCACTGGCAACGCGGAGCTCAG tccCAAATCCAAGGCCCGGCCATCCTCTCCCTCCACATCCTGGCACAGGCCTGCCTCTCCCTGCCTCAGCCCAGGGCCAGGTCATGCTCTGCCCCCAAAACCACCGTCCCCTCGAGGTACCACTGCATCACCCAAGGGGCGGGTTCGGAGGAAGGATGAGGCAAAGGAGAGCCTCAGTGTGGTGGGGCCTGAGGACAAGAACCAGAGCAAGGGCAAGGCCAGTGACGAGAAGGAGCCCGCAGCCCCAGCCTCACCAGCACCCTCGCCTGTGCCCtcacccaccccagcccagccccaggaggAGCAACCCACGGAGATCCCTGCAG ATACAGCAGTCTTGacctcacccccagcccctgctccccTGGTGACCCCTAGCAAACCGATGGCTGGCACGACTGACCGAGAAGAGGCCACTAGGCTCCTGGCTGAGAAGCGGCGCCAGGCCCGGGAGCAGCGGGAGCGCGAGGAACAGGAGCGGAGGCTGCAGGCAGAAAGGGACAA GCGAATGCGAGAGGAGCAGCTGGCTCGGGAGGCCGAGGCCCGGGCAGAGCGGGAGGCCGAGGCCAGGAGGCGGGAGGAGCAGGAGGCCCGGGAGAAGGCGCAGGCGGAGCAGGAGGAACTGGAGCGGCTGCAGAAGCAG AAAGAGGAGGCCGAAGCTCGATCCCGAGAAGAAGCGGAGCGGCAGCGTCTGGAGCGGGAAAAGCACTTCCAGCGCGAGGAGCAGGAGCGGCAGGAGCGCAAAAAG CGCCTGGAGGAAATCATGAAGAGGACTCGGAAGTCGGAAGCTGCTGAAACCAAG AAGCAGGACAGAAAGGAGGCAAAGGCCAACAATTCCAGCCCAG GGATAGACCCTGTGAAAGCCATAGAGGCTCGGCCCTCCGGGCTGCAGAAGGAGGCTGTGCAGAAAGAGGAGCTGGCCCCCCAGGAGCCTCAGTGGAG CCTGCCAAACAAGGAGTCGCCGGGGTCCCTGGTGAATGGCCTACAGCCTCTCCCAGCACACCAGGAGAATGGCTTCTCCCCTAAAGGACCCCCTGGGGACAAGAGTCTGGGCCGAACTCCAGAGGCACTCCTGCCCTTCGCAGAGGCAGAAGCCTTCCTCAAGAAAGCTGTGGTGCAGGCCCCGCAGGTCACAG CTCTGCCAGAGGCCCTCTCAAGCTCTACCCTGAAGACCCCCAGCCGTCTGAGCTTGGAGCCTGGTTTCCCCTGA
- the MAP7D1 gene encoding MAP7 domain-containing protein 1 isoform X1, translating into MESGSRSEPGAGAAPDVAARTPPEPRPSPEGDPSPPPPPPPMSALVPDTPPDTPPAMKNITGPKQLPLEPESPSELVGPRPAPQQEESPFSEVKIRGPTPPATGPRDARPPRRSSQPSPTAVSAADSPPTKQDAKKAGERHKLAKERREERAKYLAAKKAVWLEKEEKAKVLREKQLQERRRRLEEQRLKAEQRRAALEERQRQKLEKNKERYEAAIQRSVKKTWAEIRQQRWSWAGALHHSSPGRKTSGSRCSVSAVNLPKHVDSIINKRLSKSSATLWNSPSRNRSLQLSPWESSIVDRLMTPTLSFLARSRSAVTLPRNGRDQGRGHGPGRAPLRGGTGASLVSGPRPDHTHPSAAVPVCPRSASASPLTPCSAPRSGHRCAPAGERRKASAGGSPAPARLRPEASLVQKKEKKDKERENEKEKSALARERTLKKRQSLPASPRPRLSTGNAELSPKSKARPSSPSTSWHRPASPCLSPGPGHALPPKPPSPRGTTASPKGRVRRKDEAKESLSVVGPEDKNQSKGKASDEKEPAAPASPAPSPVPSPTPAQPQEEQPTEIPAGGQGEKRPKDTAVLTSPPAPAPLVTPSKPMAGTTDREEATRLLAEKRRQAREQREREEQERRLQAERDKRMREEQLAREAEARAEREAEARRREEQEAREKAQAEQEELERLQKQKEEAEARSREEAERQRLEREKHFQREEQERQERKKRLEEIMKRTRKSEAAETKQKQDRKEAKANNSSPGIDPVKAIEARPSGLQKEAVQKEELAPQEPQWSLPNKESPGSLVNGLQPLPAHQENGFSPKGPPGDKSLGRTPEALLPFAEAEAFLKKAVVQAPQVTALPEALSSSTLKTPSRLSLEPGFP; encoded by the exons ATGGAGAGCGGCTCACGTTCGGAGCCCGGTGCCGGCGCAGCCCCAG ATGTGGCAGCCAGGACCCCTCCAGAGCCAAGACCTTCTCCAGAAGGTGACCCCTCCccgccaccgccaccaccaccgaTGTCAGCCCTGGTGCCCGACACTCCCCCAGACACCCCTCCCGCCATGAAGAACATCACTGGCCCTAAGCAGCTCCCACTGGAACCAGAGAGCCCCTCAGAGCTGGTAGGGCCTAGGCCAGCCCCGCAGCAGGAAGAGTCCCCTTTCTCAGAAGTGAAGATCAGGGGACCCACCCCACCAGCCACAGGCCCACGGGATGCCAGGCCTCCTCGAAGGAGCAGCCAGCCATCTCCAACAGCAGTGTCAGCTGCCGACAGCCCTCCCACAAAGCAAG ATGCAAAGAAGGCAGGAGAGAGACACAAGCTGGCGAAGGAGCGTCGGGAAGAGCGGGCCAAGTACCTGG CGGCCAAGAAGGCGGTGTGgctggagaaggaggagaaggccaAGGTGCTGCGGGAGAAGCAGCTCCAGGAGCGCCGGCGGCGGCTGGAGGAGCAGCGGCTCAAAGCCGAGCAACGCCGAGCAGCCCTGGAGGAGCGGCAGCGGCAGAAACTGGAGAAAAACAAG GAGCGATATGAGGCAGCCATCCAGCGGTCAGTGAAGAAGACGTGGGCCGAAATCCGGCAGCAGCGCTGGTCCTGGGCAGGGGCCCTGCACCACAGTTCCCCAGGACGGAAGACCA GTGGGAGCAGGTGCTCCGTGTCGGCAGTAAACCTGCCCAAACACGTGGACTCTATAATCAACAAGCGGCTCTCAAAGTCCTCTGCCACACTCTGGAACTCCCCCAGTAGAA ATCGCAGCCTGCAGCTGAGCCCATGGGAGAGCAGCATTGTGGACCGTCTGATGACGCCCACCCTCTCCTTCCTGGCACGGAGTCGCAGTGCAGTCACCCTGCCCCGAAATGGCCGGGACCAGGGTAGGGGCCACGGTCCTGGGAGAGCCCCCTTGAGAGGCGGGACAGGGGCCAGCCTCGTGAGTGGGCCGCGCCCCGACCACACTCATCCCTCCGCAGCCGTGCCCGTGTGCCCTCGCTCGGCCTCCGCCAGCCCCCTGACACCGTGCAGCGCCCCCCGAAGTGGGCACCGCTGCGCCCCCGCCGGGGAGCGCCGCAAGGCCAGCGCCGGGGGCAGCCCTGCTCCGGCCCGCCTCCGGCCCGAGGCTTCGCTG GtgcagaaaaaggagaagaaggacAAGGAGCGGGAAAACGAGAAGGAGAAGAGTGCCCTGGCCCGAGAGCGCACCCTCAAGAAGCGCCAGTCGCTGCCTGCCTCTCCGCGCCCGCGCCTCTCCACTGGCAACGCGGAGCTCAG tccCAAATCCAAGGCCCGGCCATCCTCTCCCTCCACATCCTGGCACAGGCCTGCCTCTCCCTGCCTCAGCCCAGGGCCAGGTCATGCTCTGCCCCCAAAACCACCGTCCCCTCGAGGTACCACTGCATCACCCAAGGGGCGGGTTCGGAGGAAGGATGAGGCAAAGGAGAGCCTCAGTGTGGTGGGGCCTGAGGACAAGAACCAGAGCAAGGGCAAGGCCAGTGACGAGAAGGAGCCCGCAGCCCCAGCCTCACCAGCACCCTCGCCTGTGCCCtcacccaccccagcccagccccaggaggAGCAACCCACGGAGATCCCTGCAGGTGGGCAAGGAGAGAAGAGGCCAAAAG ATACAGCAGTCTTGacctcacccccagcccctgctccccTGGTGACCCCTAGCAAACCGATGGCTGGCACGACTGACCGAGAAGAGGCCACTAGGCTCCTGGCTGAGAAGCGGCGCCAGGCCCGGGAGCAGCGGGAGCGCGAGGAACAGGAGCGGAGGCTGCAGGCAGAAAGGGACAA GCGAATGCGAGAGGAGCAGCTGGCTCGGGAGGCCGAGGCCCGGGCAGAGCGGGAGGCCGAGGCCAGGAGGCGGGAGGAGCAGGAGGCCCGGGAGAAGGCGCAGGCGGAGCAGGAGGAACTGGAGCGGCTGCAGAAGCAG AAAGAGGAGGCCGAAGCTCGATCCCGAGAAGAAGCGGAGCGGCAGCGTCTGGAGCGGGAAAAGCACTTCCAGCGCGAGGAGCAGGAGCGGCAGGAGCGCAAAAAG CGCCTGGAGGAAATCATGAAGAGGACTCGGAAGTCGGAAGCTGCTGAAACCAAG CAGAAGCAGGACAGAAAGGAGGCAAAGGCCAACAATTCCAGCCCAG GGATAGACCCTGTGAAAGCCATAGAGGCTCGGCCCTCCGGGCTGCAGAAGGAGGCTGTGCAGAAAGAGGAGCTGGCCCCCCAGGAGCCTCAGTGGAG CCTGCCAAACAAGGAGTCGCCGGGGTCCCTGGTGAATGGCCTACAGCCTCTCCCAGCACACCAGGAGAATGGCTTCTCCCCTAAAGGACCCCCTGGGGACAAGAGTCTGGGCCGAACTCCAGAGGCACTCCTGCCCTTCGCAGAGGCAGAAGCCTTCCTCAAGAAAGCTGTGGTGCAGGCCCCGCAGGTCACAG CTCTGCCAGAGGCCCTCTCAAGCTCTACCCTGAAGACCCCCAGCCGTCTGAGCTTGGAGCCTGGTTTCCCCTGA
- the MAP7D1 gene encoding MAP7 domain-containing protein 1 isoform X2, whose amino-acid sequence MESGSRSEPGAGAAPDVAARTPPEPRPSPEGDPSPPPPPPPMSALVPDTPPDTPPAMKNITGPKQLPLEPESPSELVGPRPAPQQEESPFSEVKIRGPTPPATGPRDARPPRRSSQPSPTAVSAADSPPTKQDAKKAGERHKLAKERREERAKYLAAKKAVWLEKEEKAKVLREKQLQERRRRLEEQRLKAEQRRAALEERQRQKLEKNKERYEAAIQRSVKKTWAEIRQQRWSWAGALHHSSPGRKTSGSRCSVSAVNLPKHVDSIINKRLSKSSATLWNSPSRNRSLQLSPWESSIVDRLMTPTLSFLARSRSAVTLPRNGRDQGRGHGPGRAPLRGGTGASLVSGPRPDHTHPSAAVPVCPRSASASPLTPCSAPRSGHRCAPAGERRKASAGGSPAPARLRPEASLVQKKEKKDKERENEKEKSALARERTLKKRQSLPASPRPRLSTGNAELSPKSKARPSSPSTSWHRPASPCLSPGPGHALPPKPPSPRGTTASPKGRVRRKDEAKESLSVVGPEDKNQSKGKASDEKEPAAPASPAPSPVPSPTPAQPQEEQPTEIPAGGQGEKRPKDTAVLTSPPAPAPLVTPSKPMAGTTDREEATRLLAEKRRQAREQREREEQERRLQAERDKRMREEQLAREAEARAEREAEARRREEQEAREKAQAEQEELERLQKQKEEAEARSREEAERQRLEREKHFQREEQERQERKKRLEEIMKRTRKSEAAETKKQDRKEAKANNSSPGIDPVKAIEARPSGLQKEAVQKEELAPQEPQWSLPNKESPGSLVNGLQPLPAHQENGFSPKGPPGDKSLGRTPEALLPFAEAEAFLKKAVVQAPQVTALPEALSSSTLKTPSRLSLEPGFP is encoded by the exons ATGGAGAGCGGCTCACGTTCGGAGCCCGGTGCCGGCGCAGCCCCAG ATGTGGCAGCCAGGACCCCTCCAGAGCCAAGACCTTCTCCAGAAGGTGACCCCTCCccgccaccgccaccaccaccgaTGTCAGCCCTGGTGCCCGACACTCCCCCAGACACCCCTCCCGCCATGAAGAACATCACTGGCCCTAAGCAGCTCCCACTGGAACCAGAGAGCCCCTCAGAGCTGGTAGGGCCTAGGCCAGCCCCGCAGCAGGAAGAGTCCCCTTTCTCAGAAGTGAAGATCAGGGGACCCACCCCACCAGCCACAGGCCCACGGGATGCCAGGCCTCCTCGAAGGAGCAGCCAGCCATCTCCAACAGCAGTGTCAGCTGCCGACAGCCCTCCCACAAAGCAAG ATGCAAAGAAGGCAGGAGAGAGACACAAGCTGGCGAAGGAGCGTCGGGAAGAGCGGGCCAAGTACCTGG CGGCCAAGAAGGCGGTGTGgctggagaaggaggagaaggccaAGGTGCTGCGGGAGAAGCAGCTCCAGGAGCGCCGGCGGCGGCTGGAGGAGCAGCGGCTCAAAGCCGAGCAACGCCGAGCAGCCCTGGAGGAGCGGCAGCGGCAGAAACTGGAGAAAAACAAG GAGCGATATGAGGCAGCCATCCAGCGGTCAGTGAAGAAGACGTGGGCCGAAATCCGGCAGCAGCGCTGGTCCTGGGCAGGGGCCCTGCACCACAGTTCCCCAGGACGGAAGACCA GTGGGAGCAGGTGCTCCGTGTCGGCAGTAAACCTGCCCAAACACGTGGACTCTATAATCAACAAGCGGCTCTCAAAGTCCTCTGCCACACTCTGGAACTCCCCCAGTAGAA ATCGCAGCCTGCAGCTGAGCCCATGGGAGAGCAGCATTGTGGACCGTCTGATGACGCCCACCCTCTCCTTCCTGGCACGGAGTCGCAGTGCAGTCACCCTGCCCCGAAATGGCCGGGACCAGGGTAGGGGCCACGGTCCTGGGAGAGCCCCCTTGAGAGGCGGGACAGGGGCCAGCCTCGTGAGTGGGCCGCGCCCCGACCACACTCATCCCTCCGCAGCCGTGCCCGTGTGCCCTCGCTCGGCCTCCGCCAGCCCCCTGACACCGTGCAGCGCCCCCCGAAGTGGGCACCGCTGCGCCCCCGCCGGGGAGCGCCGCAAGGCCAGCGCCGGGGGCAGCCCTGCTCCGGCCCGCCTCCGGCCCGAGGCTTCGCTG GtgcagaaaaaggagaagaaggacAAGGAGCGGGAAAACGAGAAGGAGAAGAGTGCCCTGGCCCGAGAGCGCACCCTCAAGAAGCGCCAGTCGCTGCCTGCCTCTCCGCGCCCGCGCCTCTCCACTGGCAACGCGGAGCTCAG tccCAAATCCAAGGCCCGGCCATCCTCTCCCTCCACATCCTGGCACAGGCCTGCCTCTCCCTGCCTCAGCCCAGGGCCAGGTCATGCTCTGCCCCCAAAACCACCGTCCCCTCGAGGTACCACTGCATCACCCAAGGGGCGGGTTCGGAGGAAGGATGAGGCAAAGGAGAGCCTCAGTGTGGTGGGGCCTGAGGACAAGAACCAGAGCAAGGGCAAGGCCAGTGACGAGAAGGAGCCCGCAGCCCCAGCCTCACCAGCACCCTCGCCTGTGCCCtcacccaccccagcccagccccaggaggAGCAACCCACGGAGATCCCTGCAGGTGGGCAAGGAGAGAAGAGGCCAAAAG ATACAGCAGTCTTGacctcacccccagcccctgctccccTGGTGACCCCTAGCAAACCGATGGCTGGCACGACTGACCGAGAAGAGGCCACTAGGCTCCTGGCTGAGAAGCGGCGCCAGGCCCGGGAGCAGCGGGAGCGCGAGGAACAGGAGCGGAGGCTGCAGGCAGAAAGGGACAA GCGAATGCGAGAGGAGCAGCTGGCTCGGGAGGCCGAGGCCCGGGCAGAGCGGGAGGCCGAGGCCAGGAGGCGGGAGGAGCAGGAGGCCCGGGAGAAGGCGCAGGCGGAGCAGGAGGAACTGGAGCGGCTGCAGAAGCAG AAAGAGGAGGCCGAAGCTCGATCCCGAGAAGAAGCGGAGCGGCAGCGTCTGGAGCGGGAAAAGCACTTCCAGCGCGAGGAGCAGGAGCGGCAGGAGCGCAAAAAG CGCCTGGAGGAAATCATGAAGAGGACTCGGAAGTCGGAAGCTGCTGAAACCAAG AAGCAGGACAGAAAGGAGGCAAAGGCCAACAATTCCAGCCCAG GGATAGACCCTGTGAAAGCCATAGAGGCTCGGCCCTCCGGGCTGCAGAAGGAGGCTGTGCAGAAAGAGGAGCTGGCCCCCCAGGAGCCTCAGTGGAG CCTGCCAAACAAGGAGTCGCCGGGGTCCCTGGTGAATGGCCTACAGCCTCTCCCAGCACACCAGGAGAATGGCTTCTCCCCTAAAGGACCCCCTGGGGACAAGAGTCTGGGCCGAACTCCAGAGGCACTCCTGCCCTTCGCAGAGGCAGAAGCCTTCCTCAAGAAAGCTGTGGTGCAGGCCCCGCAGGTCACAG CTCTGCCAGAGGCCCTCTCAAGCTCTACCCTGAAGACCCCCAGCCGTCTGAGCTTGGAGCCTGGTTTCCCCTGA
- the MAP7D1 gene encoding MAP7 domain-containing protein 1 isoform X7, translating into MESGSRSEPGAGAAPDVAARTPPEPRPSPEGDPSPPPPPPPMSALVPDTPPDTPPAMKNITGPKQLPLEPESPSELVGPRPAPQQEESPFSEVKIRGPTPPATGPRDARPPRRSSQPSPTAVSAADSPPTKQDAKKAGERHKLAKERREERAKYLAAKKAVWLEKEEKAKVLREKQLQERRRRLEEQRLKAEQRRAALEERQRQKLEKNKERYEAAIQRSVKKTWAEIRQQRWSWAGALHHSSPGRKTNRSLQLSPWESSIVDRLMTPTLSFLARSRSAVTLPRNGRDQGRGHGPGRAPLRGGTGASLVSGPRPDHTHPSAAVPVCPRSASASPLTPCSAPRSGHRCAPAGERRKASAGGSPAPARLRPEASLVQKKEKKDKERENEKEKSALARERTLKKRQSLPASPRPRLSTGNAELSPKSKARPSSPSTSWHRPASPCLSPGPGHALPPKPPSPRGTTASPKGRVRRKDEAKESLSVVGPEDKNQSKGKASDEKEPAAPASPAPSPVPSPTPAQPQEEQPTEIPAGGQGEKRPKDTAVLTSPPAPAPLVTPSKPMAGTTDREEATRLLAEKRRQAREQREREEQERRLQAERDKRMREEQLAREAEARAEREAEARRREEQEAREKAQAEQEELERLQKQKEEAEARSREEAERQRLEREKHFQREEQERQERKKRLEEIMKRTRKSEAAETKQKQDRKEAKANNSSPGIDPVKAIEARPSGLQKEAVQKEELAPQEPQWSLPNKESPGSLVNGLQPLPAHQENGFSPKGPPGDKSLGRTPEALLPFAEAEAFLKKAVVQAPQVTALPEALSSSTLKTPSRLSLEPGFP; encoded by the exons ATGGAGAGCGGCTCACGTTCGGAGCCCGGTGCCGGCGCAGCCCCAG ATGTGGCAGCCAGGACCCCTCCAGAGCCAAGACCTTCTCCAGAAGGTGACCCCTCCccgccaccgccaccaccaccgaTGTCAGCCCTGGTGCCCGACACTCCCCCAGACACCCCTCCCGCCATGAAGAACATCACTGGCCCTAAGCAGCTCCCACTGGAACCAGAGAGCCCCTCAGAGCTGGTAGGGCCTAGGCCAGCCCCGCAGCAGGAAGAGTCCCCTTTCTCAGAAGTGAAGATCAGGGGACCCACCCCACCAGCCACAGGCCCACGGGATGCCAGGCCTCCTCGAAGGAGCAGCCAGCCATCTCCAACAGCAGTGTCAGCTGCCGACAGCCCTCCCACAAAGCAAG ATGCAAAGAAGGCAGGAGAGAGACACAAGCTGGCGAAGGAGCGTCGGGAAGAGCGGGCCAAGTACCTGG CGGCCAAGAAGGCGGTGTGgctggagaaggaggagaaggccaAGGTGCTGCGGGAGAAGCAGCTCCAGGAGCGCCGGCGGCGGCTGGAGGAGCAGCGGCTCAAAGCCGAGCAACGCCGAGCAGCCCTGGAGGAGCGGCAGCGGCAGAAACTGGAGAAAAACAAG GAGCGATATGAGGCAGCCATCCAGCGGTCAGTGAAGAAGACGTGGGCCGAAATCCGGCAGCAGCGCTGGTCCTGGGCAGGGGCCCTGCACCACAGTTCCCCAGGACGGAAGACCA ATCGCAGCCTGCAGCTGAGCCCATGGGAGAGCAGCATTGTGGACCGTCTGATGACGCCCACCCTCTCCTTCCTGGCACGGAGTCGCAGTGCAGTCACCCTGCCCCGAAATGGCCGGGACCAGGGTAGGGGCCACGGTCCTGGGAGAGCCCCCTTGAGAGGCGGGACAGGGGCCAGCCTCGTGAGTGGGCCGCGCCCCGACCACACTCATCCCTCCGCAGCCGTGCCCGTGTGCCCTCGCTCGGCCTCCGCCAGCCCCCTGACACCGTGCAGCGCCCCCCGAAGTGGGCACCGCTGCGCCCCCGCCGGGGAGCGCCGCAAGGCCAGCGCCGGGGGCAGCCCTGCTCCGGCCCGCCTCCGGCCCGAGGCTTCGCTG GtgcagaaaaaggagaagaaggacAAGGAGCGGGAAAACGAGAAGGAGAAGAGTGCCCTGGCCCGAGAGCGCACCCTCAAGAAGCGCCAGTCGCTGCCTGCCTCTCCGCGCCCGCGCCTCTCCACTGGCAACGCGGAGCTCAG tccCAAATCCAAGGCCCGGCCATCCTCTCCCTCCACATCCTGGCACAGGCCTGCCTCTCCCTGCCTCAGCCCAGGGCCAGGTCATGCTCTGCCCCCAAAACCACCGTCCCCTCGAGGTACCACTGCATCACCCAAGGGGCGGGTTCGGAGGAAGGATGAGGCAAAGGAGAGCCTCAGTGTGGTGGGGCCTGAGGACAAGAACCAGAGCAAGGGCAAGGCCAGTGACGAGAAGGAGCCCGCAGCCCCAGCCTCACCAGCACCCTCGCCTGTGCCCtcacccaccccagcccagccccaggaggAGCAACCCACGGAGATCCCTGCAGGTGGGCAAGGAGAGAAGAGGCCAAAAG ATACAGCAGTCTTGacctcacccccagcccctgctccccTGGTGACCCCTAGCAAACCGATGGCTGGCACGACTGACCGAGAAGAGGCCACTAGGCTCCTGGCTGAGAAGCGGCGCCAGGCCCGGGAGCAGCGGGAGCGCGAGGAACAGGAGCGGAGGCTGCAGGCAGAAAGGGACAA GCGAATGCGAGAGGAGCAGCTGGCTCGGGAGGCCGAGGCCCGGGCAGAGCGGGAGGCCGAGGCCAGGAGGCGGGAGGAGCAGGAGGCCCGGGAGAAGGCGCAGGCGGAGCAGGAGGAACTGGAGCGGCTGCAGAAGCAG AAAGAGGAGGCCGAAGCTCGATCCCGAGAAGAAGCGGAGCGGCAGCGTCTGGAGCGGGAAAAGCACTTCCAGCGCGAGGAGCAGGAGCGGCAGGAGCGCAAAAAG CGCCTGGAGGAAATCATGAAGAGGACTCGGAAGTCGGAAGCTGCTGAAACCAAG CAGAAGCAGGACAGAAAGGAGGCAAAGGCCAACAATTCCAGCCCAG GGATAGACCCTGTGAAAGCCATAGAGGCTCGGCCCTCCGGGCTGCAGAAGGAGGCTGTGCAGAAAGAGGAGCTGGCCCCCCAGGAGCCTCAGTGGAG CCTGCCAAACAAGGAGTCGCCGGGGTCCCTGGTGAATGGCCTACAGCCTCTCCCAGCACACCAGGAGAATGGCTTCTCCCCTAAAGGACCCCCTGGGGACAAGAGTCTGGGCCGAACTCCAGAGGCACTCCTGCCCTTCGCAGAGGCAGAAGCCTTCCTCAAGAAAGCTGTGGTGCAGGCCCCGCAGGTCACAG CTCTGCCAGAGGCCCTCTCAAGCTCTACCCTGAAGACCCCCAGCCGTCTGAGCTTGGAGCCTGGTTTCCCCTGA